CTGCCAAAGTCATCTTCCAAAGAAGGCTCACTCAGTCGTCTACTACGTGACTCGCGGACGTGAGGCGGGATATGCAGCGGCATCAAGGGTCGCTTCGATGCATTGACCTGTGAGCGAACCTTGAAAAGGGCATCGTGCGGGCGATCTGGATATGGTCCGGTGGTTACAGGCCGAGGGGAGTCCCCATCCTCTAGCTCCTCGGAGAAGGCTTGGAGCGTAGCTCCACGGGCATCAAAGTACTCGGTGTCTTCCGGATTCTCAAGATTTGGAACAAATTGAGCCTTGTCATCCAGCAGGGTGTCAAAATTGATATCCGAAAACCAAGGATGGCTACGGATCTCTGCTCCTCCGTTTGGATACTTTTCATCCACATTAGCTCCAATCCGCTGAGCGGGATCGGTAGTCATCAGTTTATTCATTAGATCAATAGCCTCCGGGCTCGTCAACTCTTCCACATGGTCCGGCCAGTTGATTCTCCGGTGGAGGATGTTGTCAAACACTTCATCTGGGCTACTTGCGTTGAAAGGAGGGTAGCCGAAGAGGAATTCAAACATGATACAGCCCAAGGACCACCAGTCGCTCATCTCATCCTGGCCCGCGCCATTAATGGTCTCAGGGGCCAGGTAATCTGGAGTGCCCACAAAACGACGGTTATGGTCCTCGGGGTCGAAGAGCGCCATCAATGGCGGCATCATACCTTGCTGCGGCCCAATGTCATGCGGGACCGAGTTACTAGGCGTTGGCTGAAGCGGATATAGATGGGGAGATTCTCCTGCTTCACTTTGGCCCTCCGCCTCAGTCAAGTTGTGAGCGCCAGGCACAGGAACAGGCAATGAACCCTGCACTTCACTGGGGTCATGGAGGGATAGCGATCGGAAGACTGAATTCAAACCTTCGCTGCCTACGCTATCGCTGCGATATCCTGATGCCCGACGAGACGTCTGTCGACTAATTCCGCTCTGGTTGAGGTTGAAATAAGACGGCTGGGGCATGCTGCCAGCAACATCAGGGGTCATCAGTGGCGTGGACCCTGGCGAACCGCTACCTTGAAAATCAAATGAGGCAGACCGAGAGGATGTGATGGATGTAGCGCGAGGGAATGGTCCCTGTTTCAGGAGATCGGGCGCTGGCTCATTGTTCATACTCTTCAAAACCCGCTTCTGACGCCCGACGAGCCCCATCCGAGACAAGCCAAAATCAGTCAATTTAAGGTGACCGGTTTGATCAATCAATAGATTGTCTGGTTTCAAATCTCGATGGACAATGCCTCTGCTATGGAGATGTTCTACCCCGAGGACTACTTCCGCAACGTACTTCTTAGCCCAATCCTCAGGAAGTTCACCTAAGATCTTAACAAGAGATGCACAGTCACCCCCATTGAGATATTCCATTACCAAATAGAGATAATCTTTGCTGGAAAACGTCCAGTATAGTTTGGCAACGAAATCACTTTCCCCCTGCCACATCATAATAGCTCGTTCTGCTTTGACATTGGTGACCTGATTCTTGGCAACCATATCCGCCTTCTTCAAAACTTTAATCGCAAAATGTTCCCCAGtcgtcttctttttcgacaAATATACGCTACCAAAGGCACCTTTGCTGATTGGCTTAATTACCTCGAAATCTTTGATGGACACCGGCGCTGGTCGCGGCTGCGGTTGGCTAGCCGATGCCAGGTGCGGCGAGACGGGTGGCCGCGGAGCATCGGACGAGGTTGCTGAAGACTGGCGACGATGGTGGCGGAAATGATGATGCGCTAGTTCACTGGCATTCGTCGACGGGGAAACGATGGGAGACGGCAGGCTTTCGGCGCCGCTAGAAAGGCGAGGCTTCGGCATCCGCAACGGCGAATGGGGACCAGAAACTCTGGCAGGCGAATGACCCCGGCGAGGGGAGCTCGATAGTCCAGGAAGTACCAGGCTCCTACGCTTTCTATCCAAGCTTCGGTCAGAGCACGGTGAATCCGTTCGCATGGCGCCCGGGAATGCAGATGAGAGAACGCTACTGTCACTCATCTCCCCGGCATCGAAATCTGCCGATGCAAGACCGCGTCGCGAAGGTTGAGACGTGCCCAGCACACCGGCAACGCTCTTGTGCGAGCGAGGAGTGGGACATTCCATTGGACTATTGGACCCAGTGGATACAGCAACCGATGACAATTTACCCTCAGAGGAATGGGGAGACTGGTGCCGGTCGGGGGAATTCCGCATGGACATCGTCAAGGCGGACATTGGACGGGGTAACGGTATGGACTCCCGAGACTGGGCGGGGCTGGGGATAGGGCCAGTAACTATGTTACTATCAAGGATATCCGGCACCTGTTCATCCTCAGAAGAGCTGGAATCACTGAGTTGACCGGCTGCGATACGCTCAGCCTTACTAAGGGCTGCAGTAATACACTCTTCCACCAGCACAGTATATTCGATGCGAATTCGCTCGGCGTACTCAACGATCCTGCGGTACCGAACAGTCGCATCCACTTTCGCTTTAGCCACCTGCTCTGTATCAGTGCACAAAGCAGCCAGGCCTTGCTCCTGTTCCAGGGTATTAGTGCTGGGCGACTGCCACTGGTAAACCTGTGAAATCCGAGATTCTGACTGTGGGGATAAAGTTCGGAATTCATCGTTGTTGTCTACGCGAGTCTCCTTGAGTACCGGCATGTTGATCTCCAAAGCCGTATCGCAGAGATCCAGGATCAGTTCGACGACGCGCGACAAAGGCCGCCGGACAGCGAACGATCGACCACGGGAGTGACCCATGCCCGAAACCGAGTGGTCTCTGGATCTAGGCGGAGTGGCAGGAGCGGAACTAGAATTAGAAACGGACCCCGATGATGGTGCCGAAGCAACTGGGGACGGTCCAATGGGCAGTCCCTTGTATTCCGGCTGGGGTAAAGGCGGGTTGGATTCGCCCAACACCAAGGGTCTGCCTTGCCTAGCCTCAAGAGCGTCCAGTACCTTCACGATCGCATGACGGTGCTCATTGAGGTTTTCCTGTGCAATCTGAACGTCCATCTCAGCTCGGTGTTCCTGCAGACAAAGATCGGAGTGTTTCTCAAACCACCATGGTGTGATTTGACGCTCACAGATTCGACACAATACTGGGTTGGGAGCAGGATGCTTAGAGGGATCGGGTTCATTCGCGGCCGCTTCTGCCAAGGTCGTCAAATAACTCGCTAACACCTCGGCCCCAACGCCTAGAGATTCTACCAGCAGAGGAGGGAGATCTATGGTGACTTCTCTGGGCTCAGTGAACGGTCGCAACATCCACATCGTCTATATTTCATTCTTCAGTTAGCTTTCTACCAGCCATCCCGATTCTGCGAGTAAACCTACATGACTAACTCCATCCGCCGTCCGGTCGTACGCCATAATTCCTTGTGCTTCCATGCTCAAAATATCATGGTTGTGCTCCTCCGTCTCTGCAAGCGGCTCCTCCTGGCTGCCTGCGCCTTCAGTTTCATCGGTTCCTGTAGTCTCCGCTTCCACAGGTCGTGGTTCCGGGGCGTATTTCAGAACCGAGTCGGGACCCATCAGCAACGAGAAGCGAATAAAGCGACTTCGAGAATCATCCTCCTTCATGGCCTCAACTGCATCTTGAAAAGCATTCTTGTTGTCCACAATAAGATCCGAAATCATCCGACCCTCCACCGACTCCGGGTCGGTTCCCACGACCTGTCTCCATGACGGACTGACCCATTTGATACGGCCATCGAGATCCAGGTCAACAATGACGTTCAACGTCTGCTCCGCCGCCTGTTTCAACTCCGCACGTTCTTCCTGCATGTCATTGTCATCACTGAGAGAGCGATTCGAAGGGGTTAAACTCGGAACGATGCTCCGGGCCTCCTGCCGTAAGGCCGTCACGGCCGGAGGCGCCAGGAACTGAGGACTTTGGGTGCCATTGCCCGCCATGCTGACTGGCAAGGTTTCTGAGACGGTGGGAAAAGCCCCGGGGAGGGATCACCGCCACGACTCGAGGTACCGTAGGCAAAAAGACAAGCGAAATCAACAGAGCCAGGCAGACCGTCTGCCGGGCAGAGCGGGTGCCCTAAGAAATGAGGTTATGGATTCATCCGCAAGATCAACGGGCCATGGCTGAACTGCGGGGTGTGGATTCCAGCGAAAAACGGCCCTGATTGACGGGAAACTGAGACGTTATTATTTGTTGgattttgaagatggtgagATCACAAAAAAATCACCACAAAATCACAAGGGtgaagggtaaaaaaaaaagttgtCGTGATCACGTAAGGACTAAGAAAAAGGGAATGGACAACGAAATGCCTATGCGGGGAACGGCGCGACGGAGGCGCTGCAACGCGAAGCCAGGGTGATCGACAAGAGTCAACCCCAAGATGAGGTTGACTGAATAGAAGGAAATTAAACAAATAGGCGTGCTAAGCAGGGCGTAAAATCCGGCACAGCAAGATTAACAGCATGGAttaacaaagaaaaaaaggaacaggCGAAGGGGGGACGAGGGGGAGAAGACGAATAATAAAACGGCAACAAGGCAGTTGAGTTGAAAGGTAAGAGAGTGGAAGTAAGTCTGAAGTGTGAGTGGGTGGAGGGATTAGTAGTACATTCGGACTGGACGGAGTAGGTAAGGATATGCCGTAAAGTAAGGTAACGGCCacggaaaaaaaaaagaaaagagaaaaaaaagtagcCAAAGTGACACTCTCAGACcaaaaggacaaaaaggTAACCAATTGAGGTGAAAATCAACGACCAACGTACCGTTTCCCACTGGAAGGTCAACTCGGTAGAAAATTAAGTCAATGATGGTTGAATATGTTTCCCAGTCGTTCATTCCCTACGATTGCCTGAAACGCTCGCATTCCctcactttctcttctgaccTAATAAGTCGATGTTTGACCCACCGGCTTCGCTGTAATGTTTCGGTATCGTCGTTTTAGTCTGGCATTTAGTGACAACAAGAGGATGCCATTTCGAGCATAGTATgattcttattcttatttttattatcaatGATCCACTGGCGATAGACAATTTATAGTCCTCGGCAAGAGCCAGTACAACGCTGGCTGACCACGCCACGACTAACCTACAACATCCATCTAGACCTTTCTCCAACATTTCCCCAACACGACCTTCTGCAGCAAGAATTCTGCttgaataaatatatataaacgTTATATAACCCCCGAACCTGGTCAAGGTAAAGGTAACCAGTACCTGAGTCCTCGACATCATGAGTGTGGAAGGCTGACACCGACCTGGCTCGGCCTTTCAACCACCCAACATCGCCCATCTCAGCAGGTCACTTCCGAGCCTACAGTACGTACTTACTTACATACACATACTACTTACATCcagacatacatacatatctgGAACTGCATGTGGCCAACCCTAACTCATGATTCGTTCCCCTTCTGCATCTCCTCCTTCGACAACGGCTCGTTTCTCGGAAACCACCAATGATTCCGATTATTTATTATGATGGATCGGCCGAAGtagtttaattattctgTCTTCCCTCCCTGTCACCAAAATCTGGTCACCCAGTAACCAACTGTCCCCCTCCCTTCACTTAGTACATATCTCCTACAgttataatatagaatttcaagggagagaagaaaaagaaagcgaaaatgaagagaggggaagaaatatGCATTCTCATTCCAAACCACACGACCATCCAACAGCCACCATACGCCACCAAGAATCAACCCATCCCATTGGCAACGGTCGGCCAGATACGATGGATTCGAGACGATTCTCATCAGGCCGCCCTTGTACAACCATCATCACATAGCATTCTcagaagaaggaacaaaaaagaagactaAATTCTTTTGGAGACAGTTGAATTTCGTAAGGCCTAGAAACTTCTGTAAAGTTtacaagaaaacaaaaaatggGGAGCTGAAGGTACATTCCAGCGATGGGTGGGCGTGGTACTAAATTGCATTGTTTGTCTAGACTGGCAGGACGTCACCACCCATGCAAACAGCGGGAAGCTGTCTGGTTGTCCCATGGAACCGCTCCCGGTGCCAGAAGATCGTTGCTCACTTGACCTTCTGTCGCCGCCGGTTCTTGGGACTCATTTGGAAGGAGTTCGATACTTTGAAATGTTCGGCTAAGTAATTCACACACAAAGAAGGTTCTGGATTGCCGGCGAGAAACTTGACTGAATCGATGTCTTGACTTTACGGAAAAACAAACATGGCAGGAGGGTGCAGTGCACTGAACCTAGGAGGTTGACCCTGTGCATATGCCCGTTGATAAGCGACTTGGTCTGCAGGTTGTTGGAGACCAATTCTTAGGTAACGACTACCGTGCAGTACATTGGATCGGCTTTCTATGTGGGTGGGAAGGTATCCGGACGGTCCAGATGGTCATTATGTTGCAGATAGTATTGGTGTGTATACAGATGGTAGCCCCAGAAACCCGGCAAATGTTTATGTCTACATGAATCATTGTTGTtgtgctgttgttgttgttattgttattgttgtcaaattatattactttGGTCATGGGTGATGGAAATGATTGACCAGTAAGAATGAAGAGCCCAACACCAAAGCAGTAACTCATCAGGAGACCaaagctttttcttttctcatgcCCTTAGGTAATGGTCGAGAGCTGAGGTAACTATTCTGGAAATCTTACAGTCAATTGTACTGTACTTTGGCATGCCAATAAACTTTCCCAAACATTCAGTCACCAGGACCATATCAAAAGCTAAGATGAGCAATCCTTTGCGGGgtaaagagtaaaaaaaggaaaaaggaaagaaaaaagtactaGGTGAGTGACTATTTCGATCGTTTCCCACCCTGAAAATCAGCGCATCAATGCATAGATCAAGGACATACTTACAAAATGCATGAGAGGCGTGCTTAATAACCCAGACCCGGAAGCATCaactcctccctcctccttcaggTAATGATCGTTCTCCCACCATGCATTACTACAGTAGAATCCAGTCTTATAGAGTAGACTTCAGTATGGAAATGACGATAGATGAGAAACAGCAACGAAGTCTGTTTCATCATCGTGGGTCAAACCAAAACCCACCCCTGTGCGACCTGACGTCTTCATCAGTCGAATCAAGATTCCCAATTTCATCATCAGGACCAGAAGAAAATCCGGGGAAAGAACAAAGACAAGATTAGAAAAGTAAGggggaaaaataaaaaaataaaataagaaaaaagaaatattccagtttcccctcccttccttCTCGCATCAGTATTTCACCCACCCTCCAATTGGGTTCTTCTACAAAAAAGCCCTCCCCACCCTTCCCAGCTGGGAATCAAACCCAATTGATCGGCATCCAACCAACATTCTCCGATTGTGTCTGATCTTCAGAATCCACTCCCTTGACAAGCTCGGATTCCACTCGCGGTGGAGTTGATTTGGACGGGGAGGACGGATGGCGTGGTAGACTATATTCGAATCCACTCGTTTCCCTTCACCCCTCCACGTATAGCACAACCAGTCAGTATGATTTAAGTTAAGAGGTCGATGAGGGTAACTGTTTGCGGAGATGAACTCATATTTGGGTTTACTTCCGCTGATACGTGGCAATTCGGGGTCATCTGACGGGTAGATACCTactttgtacatacatcactTTTTGATCCACTCCAGACATGATGCAGGTTGCATGCTCCAGACTATAACAAACTAGGATACAATCGTAGTACCgatcattttatttattttatttttttttccctctatTGATTAACCCCGCCAATATCATTTGTCCTACGTAGAGAAATGCTGGCAATgtagtagaaaaagaaaaagaaaaagaaaaggtacGGTAACGCACGAGGATTAACAGGTTCCCATACGAAGCCAACCATGGAATGAACCGAACTTCGTCCCATGATATCCTTTCTAGCTAGTGGGAATGAAGTCAGACAGAAGCTGAGCTCCACCGTGGAATCTTCCGACGGATTGGAAATCAGCCCCAGAACACTAATTATactttcttattcttcttgGACTCCAGTCGGAGGGTTCCTCACATCCTGATGGGTTTCTCGAAAGGGTCTTCGGCTCAAGGTACCTGATGCCAAAGTGTCGACAGCTTGGGTCGATGCAATGGCGTGCTTCGGGTAGTTCGTATGATACTCGAGTGTGTCGTGTCGCGATGCGTTCATTCCCGACCAGCCCCCTACATCATATGTAAGTCACCACGGGTTGCACTTGTTCTACTCTGTGGCTCCATGCTCGCTTTGCAGGATGTCCCAGGGTATGGGCAGGGGCTCTGACTGGTGAGATATGTTGTATATGCTGGGATTGGAAGCCGATTGGGGTGGTACTTGTGCGGATACAGCTTATCATGGGCTGGAATGGTTACGCTGGAGGTTAATCAGTGGTTGATATCGTAAGATGATAAGATTTGCGTGTCACATAGTACTACCACTGACGAACTAGACCATCCGAGAGCAATTGCTGAGCTCATTCAATTGAACCACCTCCATCATGGtgtcaagctcctccatccAGCCCCATGAGCTGAGCACACGTGCTGTCCCGTATCACAAATTCAGCCCTTATCATCCTATTCTTCGTCTTTACTATAGCCTATAATATCCGAGGCTATCTTCTCCGCAAACATGTCTGCATTTCTGCGGTCAGCGAATTGCACAAGAAGACATGGACGGCATAGAACATACAAACAACCGACTGAGGATGGCCAGgaggaagaactggaaaTGCACTGGCATCGACCACCCTCAATTTCTCAACTCCAAACACCCTCGCTCGGCTATCAAGGACCGCCATGCGATCAGAACGAGTCCCCATCTTACATGTGCCGGATGCGTGCCACGGAGCCATGGCTGTATCCCGGATGACCTCAAGGATCTCACGATCAGTTTGATACTCCTTTCCCGGGAAGAATTCCTCTCCGACAATGATGGGTGCCATGGCTTCACTATGGAATATGTCACGGACTCGCTTAAAAGCTGCAACTAAAACCTGTTGGTCTGTTTCCGTAGTAAGCCAGTTCATGTGAATCACTGGAAGGTCGTCCGTATCAGCCGAGATGATAGAAACGTTTCCACGAGACGTCGGGGCCACGAGTGTGGGCAAAATGGTCGCATATTGCCTCCCATCTTGCGGTTGCATAGTAATGGGATCCGAAAAATTACCAACGAAAAGTGGTGCGGGGATATACTGTTATAGCAGATTCAGAACATTAGCATCCTCCGATCTTTAAAAAGTAGGGAGGTACACCGGAAACCTACCTCGACCTCTGGCCAGTCTTCTGGAAACCAGGATAGGTCGTTCTCCGTACGTTCAGTGAATCCAGCCCGTGAGCTACCTGGGAGCTTTTCGAAAGCAACGTAGTCGAATCCATGATTGGTCAACACTCCAGTATGGGATGATTTAAACTCCCTTATCTGACTTATAAGATATTGTAAATCCATAGCCAGCTTGTTGAATGTCTCCACAGCCACTGGGTACGTTGGTCCAGAGAAGACATGGTCCCACAGATTTTGACCGACTCCTGGTAGGTCTACAATAACATCGATTTCATGCTCTTGGAGGACATCAGCGGGACCAATTCCAGAAACCATGAGTAGCTGAGGGCTTTGAAAGGCCCCAGATGATATAATGACTTCGTGGGTCGCGCTGAGAATATACTTCGAGCCCGCAGTGGCGACCTCAACCCCTGTTGCTCGCTTTTGATCAAACAAAATCTTTTTGCCCATTGTGTTTTTGTATAATGTCAAGGTTTCTAAATATCTCGAAGAATACGGTGACCTAGAAAATGCCGATTCCGAGCTACTTCGAATTTGATCGGCGGGTCGTAAAGTGAACGGGCAATAAAAGGAGCCTAACAAAGACCCGCTGTTGAACTCAGAGGTTACTTCAACCCCCACCGATTCCAATCCAAGCTGGAACCAGCTAGAAAATGGCGAGGCAGCATGCGGATAAGTCACGTCAACAGGTTGGCCATGCTTCTCGTAAGCATCTTCTCGATAGCTCACGGTGGCGTTTGCAGGACGGAGCTCCTCATTGGGTGCAGTAAAGTTAATCGTCTTCTTGAACAAAGGGAAGACGTTATCGAAGAGATAACTTTCATCATCGACGAGATCAGCCCATAGTTTCATCGATCCTATAGTCGGTCTAGGGCCAGTCAGCCTTGGGCTCTTTCTCTCGCTTACGGTGAGAATCTACTGACCTTTGGTATAGCATAAAGTTGCTTGCTGATCTAGGTAGTGATAGACTAAGTCAGCCAACTTGTAACTATAGGCTCACTAGTAGAACTTACGCTCCTCCAAGGCATCTGGCTTTTTCGTAGTGAATGGTCCGGGAATCTGCGCCCGGTCCAGTGTTGACCAGAAACCCCCAGTCAATGGGCGTTCGAATGGCCATTGGATCGGTACCAGTGCCAATGCCAACAGCCCCAGGAACTTTCGCTGGGGGGTAATTGATTTCGTAGAAGCCTCCGGCTTCAACTAAAGCAACATTGAAGCTCTGTTCAGCCAGGCGCGCCGCCAGGGTCACACCAGcattaccaccaccaacgacAACGTAGTCAAATGAGGCATCAATTCCAGGAATACCGTCTTTGCTGCCGTATAACGGTTTGTCCGCAGTCGATGCTGGTAGGCCAATGAGCCAGAACAGCAAAAGAAGTATTCGGCGAAACATGTAGGGAGGATTTGGGTTCAACGCGGCGTAATAGTCCATGATATTGCTCTCGGTGTGTATAGAACAATCAATACTCTTGCTACTATCCAGTAAATATATGTTAGCAAGAATAGAGGGAAtgaggagaaaagggaatgGACGACGAGACACGGCtgattttaaatatcttgGTCAGGCGCGATGTAGTCGAGGTGCCTTGTCAATTGATGACATGCGGTGAAACTTGAGGATCCTTGGAAGCAGAGAAAATAACGCATCGGCCTTTGACAGACAGACGTTGGGTGTCGTCCAGGAATAAAACAGACTCATTGCCATAGTAAACGGCACTCAGGCGTCACCTACAGCTGACCGATGTGGTAAACATGCACATATTACTGTGCCTTTTTCTGTCTCAATAGTTCATCCTGAAGAGCCCGGTAGAGACAAGCATGATTGAAACTATCAAAGATAATAGAATACGAAGTAAAGCTTAGTGTATTCCCGAGCCCTGACTGTGTTGATGCGACTAATTTGCGTGAAAGTCAACATTCGAAtgtagaatatatttatggAAAGGACACCTATATCCATGTTCATTAAGGTATATGCTTGTTAGAAAGAAATCAGATGATAGTTCCAGAATTACCTATATTACATCAAGTCACCGTGTGCATCCTCCACACATTTTCAGTTGCACTAGTCATTTATTACTGTCCCTTCTTCTGACCCTCCTGTCGCTCCCGTTCTACGACATATCCAACTGCACGGGCCAGACCCTCCTCGACTGAAACGATGGGAGTGTAGCCTAGTCGCGACTTGGCCTTGTCACATGAATAGTAGCGAGTCATGCATGAATACCGGACTGTCCGCCTAGTCAACCGCGGCGTCTTGCCACAAATACCCATCACTGTCTCCGCGATGCCGCCAATAGGACCAAGGAGTGCCTCGGGGAGTTCCCAGACTTGATGGGGCTCGACTACCTTGCCAGTCAGTGCCCAGGCAGCACGCGTCATATCCCAAAAATAGACCGGGGCATCATTAGTAATGTTAAAAGCCTCTCCATCAACCCGCTCATGGTCTAACGGTTCACTTTGTTTGGACTCAATGCGGGTCTTGGTAGCAAGCAAGCGGAAGGCGGCGAGTAAGTGGGCATACGCGATATTCCCAACGTAAGTGAAGTCGAACAAATTATTGTTGTCGCCCAACTGCATTCGAAGAACGGCTGGCGAGGCCTTGGACGAGTGTTCCAGAACCTTGTAGGTAAACGTGGTGTCCTTCTCTCCATAAATACCGGCTGGACGAACAGCACAGGTCACCATGCCAGAGGGCGAGGTTCGGTTGTACTTCAAGACGAGTTCTTCTGCGTCCGCCTACCAACTCTCGTGAGCAAATGTTGACTACACAGAAACGGAGTCGGCATCACCTACCTTTGTCTCTGAGTAGTACTCCAACTGCCTATCCCCTCTAATGTATGGCCACTCCTCATCCACATTGATCAGATCGCTTTGTGTGTCGTGAACCACTGAGCTCGAGCTTGTGTACACGAAAGCTTTGCACTTTCCACCCCAATCTCCACGAGCGCCGCCCGCGACCTCCAACAATGTCTTTGTTCCGTCGACATTCACCTTGCGCAACAGGGGCTTGTTCCCTTCTAGGACGTTTGGCGTGGCAGTGTGAATAACAACATTCGGCTTAACTTTGCGAAAGACCTCCAACATGGACTCCGCCGACGTGATATCGCCATCGTAATACTCAGCACCAGGCAACCGATTGTTGGAGGTTCGCAAGTCGACTACTGCGACCTTCGCCATACATACCGGATACCGGCCGGCCAGTTGGGGGTAGTCGAAtcgaggatcttcttctggcttCGGGAGAGCGACACTGGCATCGGTTTCCGAAGGGAAATTGAGCAAGTGATTGACGATGTGCCAGCCCACGAAACCACAGCCACCGACCACCAAAACAGTGCCCAATTCCATAGCGGGACGCTTGTTAGACATTCTGGCGAGTTGCTGGTGAACTTGAGCGACTGGAGGCGGTGGATAGGTGGAGATAAGCGATAGGAACTGAAGGGCGAAGAGGGAGTGTTGATCTGAAGTTCGGGGGGGATGATAATAATTTAACTGGGTTCCGCTCCGCTCTACGGAGAAATTGTCTGGGGCTGAGCTAAAATGTCTGGGCCCCCACTCGAGAAGCCACATCGCCTTCAACCACCGAACGCAACTACTGCAAGAAGTCTACTCTTTGCCATACTTCCACAACTACCTTGACTCATCTCATATAATAACAACATCCACAAAGCTGATGTCCTTTACTTATTACTTGAACCGCCTAATTGATCAAGTCTGCATTGGTGGCATCAATCCATAACATCGCATTATCTTGATTTTTTAGTCTAGA
The sequence above is a segment of the Aspergillus flavus chromosome 4, complete sequence genome. Coding sequences within it:
- a CDS encoding C-3 sterol dehydrogenase/C-4 decarboxylase, with the translated sequence MWLLEWGPRHFSSAPDNFSVERSGTQLNYYHPPRTSDQHSLFALQFLSLISTYPPPPVAQVHQQLARMSNKRPAMELGTVLVVGGCGFVGWHIVNHLLNFPSETDASVALPKPEEDPRFDYPQLAGRYPVCMAKVAVVDLRTSNNRLPGAEYYDGDITSAESMLEVFRKVKPNVVIHTATPNVLEGNKPLLRKVNVDGTKTLLEVAGGARGDWGGKCKAFVYTSSSSVVHDTQSDLINVDEEWPYIRGDRQLEYYSETKADAEELVLKYNRTSPSGMVTCAVRPAGIYGEKDTTFTYKVLEHSSKASPAVLRMQLGDNNNLFDFTYVGNIAYAHLLAAFRLLATKTRIESKQSEPLDHERVDGEAFNITNDAPVYFWDMTRAAWALTGKVVEPHQVWELPEALLGPIGGIAETVMGICGKTPRLTRRTVRYSCMTRYYSCDKAKSRLGYTPIVSVEEGLARAVGYVVERERQEGQKKGQ